One Sphaeramia orbicularis chromosome 21, fSphaOr1.1, whole genome shotgun sequence DNA window includes the following coding sequences:
- the nyx gene encoding nyctalopin yields MTAITFTVSVLCLLPQAVLSRWACVRACPASCSCTQERSCSVLCDRSSMAELPKEFPCEASAINLDKNRLKFLSERAFGTLPSLKSLSLDHNNISFITPGAFKGLSNLVELKMAHNEYISYLHTRTFTGLKKLVRLDLSDCNLFSIPDRIFIEQIALKELLCFQNNFRRIPGAIRGMENLTHIYLERNKIEAVAYNSLLGLGSLKYLNLQENRINVIHDQAFQDLVRLENFYLNDNLLSELPRLAFKGLTRLKMLNLGGNQLTNVSRTWFSDLVELEILYLDRNQLVNIEEGAFENLTSLITLHLNSNNLTTLPFPVFQPIYFLGRLFLFKNPWECDCGLEWLKDWMESYKLVRDVPCASPSSVAGLDLSEVVFAKVNGTCIDPAELNLTTASSDIASTTENRFNSLISKLLQQELREEIGNGTESLRNGTLLDSEEVELSGVRGQRALADQSFFCFLVLWLIIGLVLLSDMNVYDVSCT; encoded by the exons ATGACCGCCATCACTTTCACTG TCTCTGTCCTGTGTCTGCTGCCCCAGGCGGTGCTGTCCCGCTGGGCCTGTGTCCGGGCCTGTCCCGCCTCCTGCTCCTGCACCCAGGAGAGGAGCTGCAGCGTGCTGTGCGACCGCTCCAGCATGGCTGAGCTGCCCAAAGAGTTCCCCTGCGAGGCCTCCGCCATCAACCTGGACAAGAACAGACTCAAGTTCCTGTCAGAACGGGCCTTCGGGACCCTGCCGTCCCTCAAGTCTCTGTCCCTGGACCACAACAACATCTCCTTCATCACCCCCGGAGCGTTCAAG GGCCTCTCAAACCTAGTGGAGCTGAAAATGGCCCATAACGAGTACATCAGCTACCTTCACACGCGGACCTTCACGGGCCTGAAAAAGCTGGTTCGCCTCGATTTATCGGACTGTAACCTGTTCAGCATCCCTGACCGTATCTTCATCGAGCAGATTGCACTCAAGGAGCTGCTCTGCTTCCAAAACAACTTCCGAAGGATCCCTGGAGCCATCAGAGGCATGGAGAACCTGACGCACATCTACCTGGAGAGGAACAAGATCGAGGCGGTGGCTTACAACTCCCTACTGGGTCTGGGCAGCCTCAA GTACCTGAACCTGCAAGAGAACCGCATCAACGTGATCCATGACCAGGCCTTCCAGGACCTCGTGCGGCTGGAGAACTTCTACCTCAATGACAACCTCCTGTCCGAGCTGCCGAGACTGGCTTTCAAAGGCCTGACCCGCCTCAAGATGCTGAACCTGGGAGGAAATCAGCTGACCAACGTATCCAGGACCTGGTTCAGCGACCTGGTTGAGCTGGAGATCCTGTACCTGGACCGGAACCAGCTGGTGAATATTGAGGAGGGTGCGTTTGAGAACCTGACCAGCCTGATCACGCTTCATCTGAACAGTAACAACCTCACCACGCTTCCGTTCCCGGTTTTCCAGCCCATTTACTTCCTGGGCCGCCTGTTCCTCTTCAAGAACCCCTGGGAGTGTGACTGCGGTCTGGAGTGGCTGAAGGACTGGATGGAGAGCTACAAGCTGGTGCGGGACGTCCCCTGTGCCTCGCCTTCTTCCGTGGCGGGGCTGGATCTGAGCGAGGTGGTCTTCGCCAAGGTCAATGGCACATGCATAGACCCCGCGGAGCTGAACCTGACCACCGCTTCCTCGGATATCGCCTCCACCACGGAGAACCGCTTCAACAGCCTCATTTCTAAACTGCTCCAACAAGAGCTTCGAGAGGAGATAGGGAACGGGACCGAGAGCCTCCGCAACGGGAccctgctggactctgaggaagTAGAGctgtcaggggtcagaggtcaaagagcTCTGGCAGACCAGTCGTTCTTCTGCTTCCTCGTGCTGTGGCTCATTATTGGTTTAGTTCTCCTGTCAGATATGAATGTCTACGACGTGTCTTGCACATGA